The Pseudomonas sp. R4-35-07 nucleotide sequence CCGCGCAAAGGCCTGCGTCGTCATGACCAGGCGCTGGGGGACAGCCAGGAACTGCGCGCCGGCAGCGACGACCCGTTGATCCAGCGGGCGATCACCTATTACCAAGCCGCCAGCTACGACTACAAGCAACAACTGCTGAGTTGGAGAGCCCCCAAGGAAGAGGCCCCAGCCCTGAGCACACGCTAATCAAAACGTCCCGTGCGAGTGAGTACGGGACGTTTTTTACCAAGGTTCGTCATGAAGCCCCCCGCCTCCCTACCCGTTTCTAAACCGCTTAATTTTTGGCTGTGTCTGTGCCTCCCCGTCGGCGCCGCATTGGTCTTGCTGCTTCTGCAGCTGACCTCGCTGGACATGGACCTGGCCAAACGCTTCTACGATGCCGAGCAAGGCGGCTTCATCGGCCGCTATAGCTTCTTTCTCGAAGACATCCTGCATGATCGCGCCAAGCAACTGGTGATCCTGTTTTCGGTACTGGCGATTCTCGGGCTGGTGGGCAGTTTCATCCTGCAGCGACTCAAGCCCTACCGCCGCGAACTGGTCTGCCTGGTGCTGTCCCTGGCAATGGCGACGGCTTTCGTGGCGCCGTTGAAGACCATTACCGCAGTGCAATGCCCCTGGAGCCTCAAGGAATTCGGTGGCCAGGAAATTTACAGCGAACTGCTTAGCCCTCGCCCGCCGACCGATAAACCCGGTCGCTGCTGGCCCGGCGGACATGCGGCAACCGGGTTTGCCTTGTTCGCTTGGTTTTTTGCCCTGCGGGATCGGCGGCCACGCATGGCGCGCAACGCGTTTATCTTCGCGGTGGGCTTGGGCAGCGTGTTTTCAGTGAGCCGCATGCTGCAAGGGGCGCACTTTTTTTCCCACAACATCTGGACGGCGATATTTTGCTGGCTGATCTGCCTGGGCATGTATTGCCTACTGTTGTACCGGCCATCGAAGCCCGCCACGTCCCGTTGACGGCTTGCGCAACATCCATAAAAAACCCCGCCTGCATCACTGCAGGCGGGGTTTTTCAGTAGCCGGGTAAGGCTGGCTTACATCATGCCGCCCATACCACCCATGCCGCCCATGTCTGGCATACCGCCGCCGCCAGCGCCTTCAGCCTTAGGCTTGTCGGCGATTGCAGCTTCGGTGGTCAGGATCAGGCCGCCGATGGAGGCTGCCGCTTGCAGCGCGGAACGCGTCACCTTGGTTGGGTCCAGGATGCCCATTTCGATCATGTCGCCGTAGACGCCAGTCGCAGCGTTGTAACCGTAGTTACCTTTGCCGTTCTTGACTTCGTTGACCACAACGCTTGGCTCGTCGCCGGAGTTGGCAGCGATCTGGCGCAGCGGTGCTTCAACGGCACGACGCAGTACAGCGATACCAACGTTCTGGTCAGCGTTGTCGCCGGTCAGGTTGGTCAGGGCTTCCAGAGCACGGATCAGCGCAACGCCACCGCCAGGTACCACGCCTTCTTCAACGGCTGCACGGGTTGCGTGCAGGGCGTCTTCAACGCGGGCCTTCTTCTCTTTCATTTCGACTTCGGAACCGGCGCCAACCTTGATCACTGCAACGCCGCCGGACAGCTTGGCCAGACGCTCTTGCAGTTTTTCACGGTCGTAGTCCGAGGAAGTCTCGGCTACTTGAGCGCGGATCTGAGCGATACGCGACTCGATGTCACCTTCAACGCCAGCACCGTCAACGATGATGGTGTTTTCCTTGGAGATGGTTACACGCTTGGCGCTACCCAGGTTTTCCAGGGTGGCGCTTTCCAGGCTCAGGCCGATCTCTTCGGAGATAACGGTACCGCCGGTCAATACGGCGATGTCCTGCAGCATGGCCTTGCGACGGTCGCCGAAGCCTGGAGCCTTGACGGCTGCAACCTTGACGATGCCACGCATGTTGTTCACAACCAGAGTCGCCAGGGCTTCGCCTTCAACGTCTTCG carries:
- a CDS encoding phosphatase PAP2 family protein, which produces MKPPASLPVSKPLNFWLCLCLPVGAALVLLLLQLTSLDMDLAKRFYDAEQGGFIGRYSFFLEDILHDRAKQLVILFSVLAILGLVGSFILQRLKPYRRELVCLVLSLAMATAFVAPLKTITAVQCPWSLKEFGGQEIYSELLSPRPPTDKPGRCWPGGHAATGFALFAWFFALRDRRPRMARNAFIFAVGLGSVFSVSRMLQGAHFFSHNIWTAIFCWLICLGMYCLLLYRPSKPATSR
- the groL gene encoding chaperonin GroEL (60 kDa chaperone family; promotes refolding of misfolded polypeptides especially under stressful conditions; forms two stacked rings of heptamers to form a barrel-shaped 14mer; ends can be capped by GroES; misfolded proteins enter the barrel where they are refolded when GroES binds); protein product: MAAKEVKFGDSARKKMLTGVNVLADAVKATLGPKGRNVIIEKSFGAPTITKDGVSVAKEIELEDRFENMGAQLVKDVASRANDDAGDGTTTATVLAQAIVNEGYKAVAAGMNPMDLKRGIDKATIAIVAELKNLSKPCADTKAIAQVGTISANSDSSIGDIIAEAMEKVGKEGVITVEEGSGLENELSVVEGMQFDRGYLSPYFVNKPDTMVAELDSPLILLVDKKISNIREMLPVLEAVAKAGRPLLIVSEDVEGEALATLVVNNMRGIVKVAAVKAPGFGDRRKAMLQDIAVLTGGTVISEEIGLSLESATLENLGSAKRVTISKENTIIVDGAGVEGDIESRIAQIRAQVAETSSDYDREKLQERLAKLSGGVAVIKVGAGSEVEMKEKKARVEDALHATRAAVEEGVVPGGGVALIRALEALTNLTGDNADQNVGIAVLRRAVEAPLRQIAANSGDEPSVVVNEVKNGKGNYGYNAATGVYGDMIEMGILDPTKVTRSALQAAASIGGLILTTEAAIADKPKAEGAGGGGMPDMGGMGGMGGMM